The Dendropsophus ebraccatus isolate aDenEbr1 chromosome 10, aDenEbr1.pat, whole genome shotgun sequence genome has a segment encoding these proteins:
- the LOC138766273 gene encoding lymphocyte antigen 6 complex locus protein G6c-like: MKTLLCIGFALGLIAIASALTCKKCEFRAFAFCITGSGSEECGGNCSHTRAAFGSFSLFSKQGCAKECKEAKNQTDNIFNFQYNTTCCASNMCNSGSSVGFSVSLGLGMGLLWLLNAV; the protein is encoded by the exons ATGAAGACGCTCCTGTGTATCGGTTTTGCTCTCGGGCTCATTGCCATCG CCTCTGCCCTTACATGTAAAAAGTGTGAATTCCGTGCTTTTGCCTTTTGCATCACTGGGTCCGGATCTGAAGAATGTGGCGGAAACTGCTCCCACACCAGAGCCGCCTTTG GTTCCTTCTCCTTGTTCAGCAAACAGGGTTGTGCCAAGGAATGCAAGGAGGCCAAAAACCAGACCGACAACATCTTTAACTTCCAGTATAACACCACATGTTGTGCCTCAAATATGTGTAACAGCGGGAGCTCCGTTGGGTTCTCGGTCTCCCTTGGGCTGGGTATGGGTCTCTTGTGGCTTCTGAACGCCGTGTGA